The sequence ACGCATCGACTAATGCTTCGCTGCAGCACCATCATTGCTATTCTCAATGCCGGAAATAAAAAAGCCCCGCAGACCAGGGGGAGGTCGGCGGGGCCAGGGAACGGAAACTTGGGGAGGAGTTTCCGCTCCGAGATCTGCTCCAGGGGATGGGAGAGATCTGCCGACAGGCGTTGCGCCCGTCGAGGGATATAACACCATTTTCCACATTGATGGATCGTGAAGATAACTGTTAAAAAAATGTATAATTTAACGGTTATTCATTCCTTCGATCTTGATGAATCCGCATTATGTTTGACCAGCTTATGGCTGGTCTGCGCATTCAGCATATCAGCGCGATTCGCTGCGTCAGTGCGCCTCGTCCCAGTTATCGCCCACGCCCGAATCCACCACCAGCGGCACGCGTAATTGCGCCGCCGTCGCCATGCGTGCGGTGACTTCGCTCAGCAGCGTATCGACGAAATCGATGTCGGCTTCGAACACCAGTTCGTCGTGCACCTGCAGGATCATCAGGGCGCGCTGCGCGTGCTCGGCGATCCAGCCATCCACGCTGACCATCGCGCGCTTGATGATGTCGGCGGCAGTGCCCTGCATCGGCGCGTTGATGGCCGCGCGCTCGGCGCCGGCGCGCTGGCCCTGGCTGCCGGCATTGATGAAGTCCAGATACAGCCGGCGGCCGAACACGGTTTCCACGTAGCCCTTGTCGCGCGCCTGCTGGCGGGTGGTTTCCATGAAGTCGCGCACGCCCGGGTAACGGCTGAAGTACAGCGCGATGTAGTCCTGTGCTTCGCCACGGCCGATGCCCAGCTGGCGGGCCAAGCCGAACGCGCTCATGCCGTACATCAGGCCGAAGTTGATCGCCTTGGCGGCGCGGCGCTCGTCGCCGCTGACGGTGTCGATGGTGCGGCCGAACACTTCGGCGGCGGTGGCGCGGTGCACGTCCGCGCCGGACTCGAACGCGCTCACCAGCCCGGGGTCGCCGGACAGGTGGGCCATGATGCGCAGCTCGATCTGCGAGTAGTCGCAGGCAATCAGCTTGCGCCCGGGCGGAGCGACGAAGGCGCGGCGGATGCGGCGGCCGTCTTCGGTGCGGATCGGGATGTTCTGCAGGTTGGGATCGGACGAGGACAGCCGCCCGGTGGCCGCGCCGGCCTGGTGGTAGCTGGTGTGCACGCGCCCGGATTGCGGGTGGATCATCTCCGGCAGCTTGTCGGTGTAGGTGCTGCGTAGCTTGGTCAGGCCGCGGTATTCCAGGATCACCCGCGGCAGCTCGTGCTGGTCGGCGATGGCTTCCAGCGCCTCTTCGTTGGTCGAGGGCTGGCCCTTGGGTGTCTTGACCACGGCGGGTAGCTTGAGCTCGTCGAACAGCAGCGCCTGCAGCTGCTTGGGCGAGTCCAGGTTGAAGGTGCGCCCGGCCAGCTCGGTGGCCTTCTGCTGGGCAGCGAGCATGCGCTTGGACAGGTCCGCGCTCTGGCGGCGCAGTTCGGCCGCGTCCACGCACACGCCGTTGGCTTCGATGCGGGCAAGCACTTCCACCAGCGGCATCTCGATGTCGCGGTAGACGCGCTCCAGCCCTGGTTCGGCGGACAGCTTGGGGCCGAGCACCTGATGCAAACGCAAGGTGATGTCGGCATCTTCGGCGGCGTAGCGGGTGGCGTCTTCCAGGCTGACCTGCGCGAACTTGATCTGCTTGGCCCCCTTGCCGCAGACGTCTTCGTATTTGACGGTGTCGTAGCCTAGATAGCGCTTGGCCAGGCTGTCCATGTCGTGGCGGGCGCTGCCGGAATTGAGCACGAAGCTCTCCAGCAAGGTGTCGTCGGCATAGCCGGCCAGCTCGACGCCATGGCGGCGCATCACGTGCAGGTCGTACTTGCCGTGCTGGCCGAGCTTGCGCAGCGCAGGGTCGGTGAGCAGCGGTGCCAGCTGGGCCAGTGCCTGGGTGCGATCGAGCTGGGCCGGCGCGCCGGGGAAGTCGTGGCCGAACGGCAGGTACGCCGCTTGGCCGGGTTCGGCGGCCACGCTGAGGCCGATCAGGTTGGCCTGCAGCGGGTCCAGGCTGTCGGTTTCGGTATCGAAGGCGAACTGGCCGGCCGCGCGCAGGCGGACGATCCAGTTGTCCAGCTGCGCCTGGGTGAGGATGGTCTCGTACTGGCCGGGCGCGGCCAGGGCCGGGTCCAGCTCCACCGGCGCGCTGGCCGGGCCGGAGACGAACCCGGTACCGCGGGCGCGACCGGGTTCGGTGCGGGCCACCGCCATGGCGTCGGTCTGCACGCCGGCAGCCGCGGCGCCGCCCAGCTCGCGCAGGGCCTGGCTGAAACCATAGCGGGCGTACAGCACGGCCAGCGCTTCGGCATTGGGGTCGCGCAGGTCCAGCGCACGCGGGCCACTGGCCAGCACTACGTCAGTCTTGATGGTGACCAACTCACGGTTGAGCGGCAGGCGTGGCAGGGCGGCGCGCAGGTTCTCGCCGATCTTGCCCTTGATCTTGTCGGCGTTGGCGATCACGCCGTCGAGCGAGTCGTATTCGGCCAGCCATTTGGCGGCGGTCTTGGGGCCGCACTTTTCCACGCCGGGCACGTTGTCGATGGCATCGCCCATCAGCGCCAGCAGGTCCACGATCTGGTTGGGCCGCACGCCGAACTTGGCGATTACCGCCGCGTCCGAATCCATGCGGCTGCCGCTCATGGTGTTGACCAGTTCGATGCCCGGACGCACCAGCTGCGCGAAGTCCTTGTCGCCGGTGGAGATGGTGACGCTCAAGCCATCGCTGGCGGCCTGCAGCGCCAGCGTGCCGATCACATCGTCCGCTTCCACGCCGTCGATGCGCAGGATGTCGATGCCCAGCGCATGCACGATGTCGCACATCGGCTGCACCTGCGCGCGCAGGTCATCCGGCATCGACGGGCGGTTGGCCTTGTAGTCGGCATACAAGTCATCACGAAATGTCTTGCCGGGCGCATCCACCACGAACGCCACGTACGCGGGGCGTTCCTTCAAGGTGGCGCGCAGCATGTTGACCACGCCGAACAGCGCGCCGGTGGGCTCGCCCTGGGCATTGGTCAGCGGCGGAAGCGCGTGGAACGCGCGATACAGGTAACTGGACCCGTCGATCAGGACTAATCTGCTCATGGCCCAATTCTACGCTGCACGCTCACGCCACACCGCGCCAGCGCATACTGGCCGACGACCTAAACGGATGACGACAATGAAGAGAGCACGTCTTTTGCTGTTGCCGCTGCTGCTGCTCGGCGGCTGTGCCACCACCTCCGGCGGCGCTGCCGGCGACGGGATCCCTGCCGGTGCCGATGTCACCAGCAAGACCATGGGCAATGGCGACAAGGTCGACGAATATCGCGTCAACGGCCAGCTGGAAATGGTGCGCGTGACGCCTGCCCGCGGTGCGCCCTACTTTCTGTACGACCGCGACCACGACGGGCATACCGATGCCGAGAAGGACAAGGTCAACAAGGTGTATTGGCAGCTGTATCGCTGGTGATTCGGGAGGTGGGATTGGGGATTGGTCGGCAAACGTCGGAGGGTTGAAACGCTTCGTGGCTTTGCGTTGCCGATCACCGGTTCGGTACGGGTTGGGGGCGGTGTGGCGATGCTTGGAGAGATGGCCTGTTCTGGCCAGGGCAACAGCGCTCGGCACATCTGCGTCGTGCGCCACCGGTCCTGCATTGTTGTGATGAGACGCGTGGGTGCATTCCCCACGCTCCTCACCTATGGCGGGCGCGCTGCTTCACTTCTTGCAGATTGCTGAGCCTATGGCCCGGCTTGCTGCGGCTGGTCCGGCGCACTGGCTGGTTGGCTGCCCCACGTGGTCGGCCGCATACGCGGCTCAGCTGTCTTCCAGCGGGCCGGTGACGCGTTGCAGGTCGTCGATGCCGGCCGGGGCCAGTTCCTTCATCAGCGCCAGGAAATCGCAGCCGACCAGACGTTGCGCGCGGCGCAGCAGCATCGGCACCGGGCTGGATGGTTCGTGCCGGGCGTAATAGGCGCAGATCTCTTCCAGCCGTCGCTTCACATCGTCCGGGCCGGCGATCTCGCCGGTACGGCGCATGGCAGTGGTTGGCGTGGTGGCGTGATCTTCTCCGGCAGCTTGCTCGCCATCTTCGGCGACCGCCGTGGTGCCCTGCCGCGCCTGCCAGTGCGGCAGCACGAAACGCTCCAGATCGCGCAGGTCGGTCAGCAGCGGGCGCAGGTCCGGGGCAGCAGTGCCAACACGTTCGCTCAGCAACGCATCGATCGCGCGCGCCTGCAGCAGCGCCTCGGCGATGGACTGGGCGGAGGCAGCCAGCGTGTCCGGCGTGCAGTCCAGGCAGCAGGCTTCGATCTCGGCCAGGCTGGGGCCGGTCTGGCCCTCGGGCAGTTTGATGCTGCCGTTGGCCACGCGCAGGTCGCGCAGGCTGAAGCGGCCCAACCGCGGCGATTGCACGAATGGCGTGG comes from Xanthomonas vesicatoria ATCC 35937 and encodes:
- the polA gene encoding DNA polymerase I; this encodes MSRLVLIDGSSYLYRAFHALPPLTNAQGEPTGALFGVVNMLRATLKERPAYVAFVVDAPGKTFRDDLYADYKANRPSMPDDLRAQVQPMCDIVHALGIDILRIDGVEADDVIGTLALQAASDGLSVTISTGDKDFAQLVRPGIELVNTMSGSRMDSDAAVIAKFGVRPNQIVDLLALMGDAIDNVPGVEKCGPKTAAKWLAEYDSLDGVIANADKIKGKIGENLRAALPRLPLNRELVTIKTDVVLASGPRALDLRDPNAEALAVLYARYGFSQALRELGGAAAAGVQTDAMAVARTEPGRARGTGFVSGPASAPVELDPALAAPGQYETILTQAQLDNWIVRLRAAGQFAFDTETDSLDPLQANLIGLSVAAEPGQAAYLPFGHDFPGAPAQLDRTQALAQLAPLLTDPALRKLGQHGKYDLHVMRRHGVELAGYADDTLLESFVLNSGSARHDMDSLAKRYLGYDTVKYEDVCGKGAKQIKFAQVSLEDATRYAAEDADITLRLHQVLGPKLSAEPGLERVYRDIEMPLVEVLARIEANGVCVDAAELRRQSADLSKRMLAAQQKATELAGRTFNLDSPKQLQALLFDELKLPAVVKTPKGQPSTNEEALEAIADQHELPRVILEYRGLTKLRSTYTDKLPEMIHPQSGRVHTSYHQAGAATGRLSSSDPNLQNIPIRTEDGRRIRRAFVAPPGRKLIACDYSQIELRIMAHLSGDPGLVSAFESGADVHRATAAEVFGRTIDTVSGDERRAAKAINFGLMYGMSAFGLARQLGIGRGEAQDYIALYFSRYPGVRDFMETTRQQARDKGYVETVFGRRLYLDFINAGSQGQRAGAERAAINAPMQGTAADIIKRAMVSVDGWIAEHAQRALMILQVHDELVFEADIDFVDTLLSEVTARMATAAQLRVPLVVDSGVGDNWDEAH
- a CDS encoding DUF2782 domain-containing protein produces the protein MKRARLLLLPLLLLGGCATTSGGAAGDGIPAGADVTSKTMGNGDKVDEYRVNGQLEMVRVTPARGAPYFLYDRDHDGHTDAEKDKVNKVYWQLYRW
- the tssA gene encoding type VI secretion system protein TssA, whose protein sequence is MHDDTTLQTLLAPVSDDAPAGPDLEYDPDFLRLERDSAIRAERSLGDSVIAAEEPDWDKVQTLALELSRRSRDLRIAGKLGAAWLRLRGLPGWADTLALIHGLLEQHWDSVHPQLDADDDNDPTSRINALVGLSDPMGLLGALRTTPFVQSPRLGRFSLRDLRVANGSIKLPEGQTGPSLAEIEACCLDCTPDTLAASAQSIAEALLQARAIDALLSERVGTAAPDLRPLLTDLRDLERFVLPHWQARQGTTAVAEDGEQAAGEDHATTPTTAMRRTGEIAGPDDVKRRLEEICAYYARHEPSSPVPMLLRRAQRLVGCDFLALMKELAPAGIDDLQRVTGPLEDS